One segment of Micromonospora parathelypteridis DNA contains the following:
- a CDS encoding ACP S-malonyltransferase, producing MEQKTAVVFPGMGPSNFSTVGRFMVLDPYARRRIATTDEVLGYSLLDRFYESDDDYSEYTQIAFLVNSVALADRAVAEGGMRADVCAGPSFGQKAAAYWAGSMDFGDVVRMTAELARCERDYFADQHTDVVTHSFVRVPEDRLQEYLDDLTRRGGWYDISGRLDRGFLMLSIRAGLLDELKQAISDMGGYSMYTMRPPVHAAIFDGLRRRAEESVIGRYAIEAPRMPVIADQDGRLVTTADDMQRMLLDTFDRPIDWPAMVATLIESGVKRMYITGPENLFRRVDCTRRNFEVVNVDPKAALRTLLTPA from the coding sequence ATGGAACAGAAGACAGCGGTTGTCTTCCCGGGAATGGGACCTTCTAATTTCTCCACGGTCGGGAGGTTCATGGTCCTCGACCCGTACGCGCGCCGTCGTATAGCCACCACCGACGAGGTTCTCGGATACAGCCTCCTGGACCGATTCTACGAATCCGACGACGACTATTCCGAATACACCCAGATCGCATTCCTCGTCAATTCGGTGGCGCTCGCCGACCGGGCGGTGGCCGAGGGCGGCATGCGCGCGGACGTCTGCGCCGGACCCAGCTTCGGGCAGAAGGCCGCCGCCTACTGGGCCGGGTCGATGGACTTCGGCGACGTGGTGCGGATGACCGCCGAGCTCGCCCGGTGCGAACGCGACTACTTCGCCGACCAGCACACGGACGTGGTCACGCACTCGTTCGTCCGGGTGCCCGAGGACCGCCTCCAGGAGTACCTGGACGACCTGACCCGTCGCGGCGGATGGTACGACATCTCCGGCCGCCTCGACCGTGGCTTCCTCATGCTGTCGATCCGCGCGGGCCTGCTGGACGAACTCAAACAGGCGATCAGCGACATGGGCGGCTATTCGATGTACACCATGCGCCCGCCGGTGCACGCCGCAATATTCGACGGCCTGCGCCGCCGTGCCGAGGAATCGGTGATCGGACGATATGCGATCGAAGCACCCCGGATGCCGGTCATCGCCGATCAGGACGGCCGGCTGGTGACCACTGCGGACGACATGCAAAGAATGCTGCTCGACACGTTCGACCGCCCGATCGACTGGCCGGCGATGGTCGCCACGCTGATCGAATCAGGGGTCAAGCGGATGTACATCACCGGGCCGGAGAACCTCTTCCGCCGGGTCGATTGCACGCGCCGCAATTTCGAGGTCGTGAACGTCGACCCGAAAGCGGCCCTGCGTACGTTGCTGACGCCTGCCTGA
- a CDS encoding flavin monoamine oxidase family protein: MLVPDFPFSYDGWLGHPAGLGTLPPERAGTPVAVIGGGMAGLTAAYELMRLGLRPVVYEADQIGGRMRSVSFPGHPGQVAEMGAMRFPVAARSLFHYIDLLGLPTRPFPNPLAPTTPSTVIDLNGEREFARTDADLPQQYQTVTELWTKALQERAELSTLRSALRDRDLPTLKTIWNRLVEEYDDQSFYGFLATSPGFDSFRYRELFGQVGFGTGGWDTDFPNSILEIFRVVSTEADENHVAILGGSQQLPRGLWEHRPADLAHWPAGTSLTRLHGGSPRPGVTGLRRVGRDILVEDAGGGVVRYPAVVYTPHVWTLLNRVRCDEALMPTPLWTAVERTHYMGSSKLFVLVDRPFWRDVDPATGREVLSMTLSDRIIRGLYLFDDGPQHPAVMCLSYTWNDDSQKVATLSASERLDVLLDRLASIYPAVDIRAHVIGEPLAVSWENEPHFMGAFKANLPGHYRYQRRLFTQFMQHDMAAEHRGFFLCGDDVSWTAGFAEGAVTTALNAVWGVLNHLGGAADPANPGPGDLFHSLAPLELPYT, translated from the coding sequence ATGCTAGTGCCGGACTTCCCGTTCTCCTACGACGGATGGCTCGGCCACCCCGCCGGGCTGGGCACGCTGCCACCGGAGCGGGCCGGCACCCCGGTGGCGGTGATCGGCGGTGGGATGGCGGGGCTCACCGCGGCGTACGAGCTGATGCGCCTGGGCCTGCGGCCGGTGGTGTACGAGGCCGACCAGATCGGCGGACGGATGCGCTCGGTGTCGTTCCCGGGCCATCCGGGCCAGGTGGCCGAGATGGGCGCGATGCGGTTCCCGGTGGCGGCCCGTTCCCTGTTCCACTACATCGACCTGCTTGGGTTGCCCACCCGCCCGTTCCCGAACCCGCTGGCCCCGACCACGCCGAGCACGGTGATCGATCTGAACGGCGAGCGCGAGTTCGCTCGGACCGACGCCGACCTGCCGCAGCAGTACCAGACCGTCACCGAGCTGTGGACCAAGGCGCTTCAGGAACGGGCCGAGCTGTCCACCCTGCGCAGCGCGCTGCGCGACCGCGATCTGCCCACCCTCAAGACCATTTGGAACCGCCTGGTCGAGGAGTACGACGACCAGTCGTTCTACGGTTTCCTCGCGACCAGCCCCGGCTTCGACTCGTTCCGGTACCGGGAGCTGTTCGGCCAGGTCGGGTTCGGGACCGGTGGCTGGGACACCGACTTTCCGAACTCGATCCTGGAGATCTTCCGGGTGGTGTCCACCGAGGCCGACGAGAACCACGTCGCGATCCTGGGCGGCTCACAGCAGCTCCCCCGAGGGTTGTGGGAGCACCGCCCGGCGGACCTCGCGCACTGGCCGGCCGGCACATCGCTGACCCGGCTGCACGGCGGCTCGCCCCGTCCCGGGGTGACCGGGCTGCGCCGGGTCGGCCGCGACATCCTGGTCGAGGACGCCGGCGGCGGGGTGGTCCGTTATCCCGCGGTGGTCTACACGCCGCACGTTTGGACGCTGCTGAACCGGGTCCGCTGTGACGAGGCGCTGATGCCGACCCCGCTGTGGACTGCGGTCGAGCGTACCCACTACATGGGCTCGTCGAAGCTGTTCGTCCTGGTCGACCGTCCGTTCTGGCGCGACGTCGACCCGGCGACCGGCCGTGAGGTGCTCAGCATGACGCTGAGCGACCGGATCATACGGGGTCTGTACCTGTTCGACGACGGGCCGCAGCACCCCGCGGTGATGTGTCTGTCGTACACCTGGAACGACGACTCCCAGAAGGTCGCGACGCTCTCGGCCAGCGAACGGCTCGACGTGCTGCTGGACCGGCTCGCCTCGATCTATCCCGCGGTGGACATCCGGGCGCACGTGATCGGCGAGCCGCTCGCGGTCAGTTGGGAGAACGAGCCGCACTTCATGGGCGCCTTCAAGGCCAACCTCCCCGGCCACTACCGGTATCAGCGCCGGTTGTTCACCCAGTTCATGCAACACGACATGGCGGCGGAGCACCGCGGCTTCTTCCTGTGCGGCGACGACGTGTCATGGACCGCTGGTTTCGCCGAGGGGGCGGTCACCACCGCCCTCAACGCGGTGTGGGGCGTGCTCAACCACCTGGGCGGGGCAGCCGATCCGGCAAATCCTGGCCCGGGCGACCTCTTCCACAGCCTGGCGCCGCTCGAACTTCCATACACCTGA
- a CDS encoding fatty acyl-AMP ligase translates to MTSTGFEPRATAFSTVTDALRLRREKQPDEVVYVFLRDGEEPDGSLTYRELDAAARLRAGALAEAGLAGGRAVLLYPSGLEFIRTLLGCLHARIAAAPVQAPNRRSSLRRLRRIADDAGTTTVLTTGAIKQRLETDFADAPELWGLTLIDTESLTAPTADWIGAAPEPDDIALLQYTSGSTGDPKGVIVTHANFLANVAETEESWPLRPDDVIVSWLPLFHDMGMLFGIMLPLCSGTPVYLMAPEAFIRRPERWLHAISRFRGTHAAAPSFAYDLCVRAGAAALGDTLDLSSWRVAANGAEPVRWHTIEAFTERFAAAGFAAEAMCAGYGLAENTLKATAAAEEDLPSVRWVSSQALREGRAEPAADGAEGAQPLVGLGRAVGRTTVRVVDPQNGGVCPPGVVGEIWIHGPCVAMGYLDRPRETDETFAARIAGDPSGQAHLRTGDLGFLLDGELFVTGRLKDVIIRNGRNFYPQDIELLAESSVDGLQTNCAAAFSVDDGLTEQLIVVVEADGRVLRSTGADELRKRVHAAIRDGVRLDADRVVVVRRGVVPRTSSGKVQRRACRALYLNGELKSAESVAVVRAGAADVR, encoded by the coding sequence ATGACGAGCACGGGATTCGAGCCGCGGGCCACCGCGTTCAGCACCGTGACCGACGCGCTGCGGCTGCGCCGGGAGAAGCAGCCGGACGAGGTCGTCTACGTTTTTCTGCGAGATGGCGAGGAGCCCGACGGCTCGCTGACCTACCGGGAGCTGGACGCCGCCGCCCGGCTGCGCGCCGGGGCGCTGGCCGAGGCCGGTCTTGCCGGTGGTCGGGCCGTGCTGCTGTACCCGTCCGGGCTGGAATTCATCCGTACCCTGCTGGGCTGCCTGCACGCCCGGATCGCCGCCGCGCCGGTGCAGGCACCCAATCGGCGTAGCAGCCTGCGGCGTCTGCGGCGGATCGCCGACGACGCCGGCACCACGACGGTGCTGACCACCGGCGCGATCAAGCAGCGCCTTGAGACGGACTTCGCCGACGCGCCCGAGCTGTGGGGGTTGACGCTGATCGACACCGAGTCGCTCACCGCGCCGACCGCCGACTGGATCGGTGCCGCGCCGGAGCCGGACGACATCGCGCTGCTGCAGTACACCTCGGGCTCGACCGGTGACCCGAAGGGCGTGATAGTCACCCACGCGAACTTCCTGGCCAATGTCGCCGAGACCGAGGAGTCGTGGCCGCTGCGCCCGGACGACGTCATCGTCTCCTGGCTGCCGCTCTTCCACGACATGGGGATGCTGTTCGGCATCATGTTGCCGCTGTGCTCCGGCACCCCGGTCTACCTGATGGCGCCCGAGGCGTTCATCCGCCGCCCCGAGCGCTGGCTGCATGCCATCTCCCGGTTCCGTGGCACGCACGCGGCGGCGCCGAGCTTCGCGTACGACCTGTGTGTGCGCGCCGGCGCCGCGGCCCTCGGCGACACCCTCGACCTGTCCTCGTGGCGGGTCGCCGCCAACGGCGCGGAGCCGGTGCGCTGGCACACCATCGAGGCGTTCACCGAGCGGTTCGCCGCCGCCGGGTTCGCCGCGGAGGCGATGTGCGCCGGGTACGGTCTCGCCGAGAACACCCTCAAGGCGACTGCCGCCGCCGAGGAGGACCTGCCCAGCGTACGGTGGGTGTCGAGCCAGGCGCTGCGCGAGGGCCGGGCCGAACCGGCCGCCGACGGCGCGGAGGGCGCGCAGCCACTGGTCGGGTTGGGCCGGGCGGTTGGCCGCACCACGGTACGCGTCGTCGACCCGCAGAACGGCGGCGTCTGCCCGCCGGGCGTCGTCGGTGAGATCTGGATCCACGGTCCGTGTGTCGCCATGGGCTACCTGGACCGGCCGCGCGAGACCGATGAGACGTTCGCCGCCCGAATCGCCGGTGACCCGTCGGGCCAGGCACACCTGCGTACCGGTGACCTGGGTTTCCTGCTCGACGGTGAGCTGTTCGTCACCGGCAGACTCAAGGACGTCATCATTCGCAACGGGCGCAATTTCTATCCCCAGGACATCGAGCTGCTGGCCGAGTCCTCGGTGGACGGTCTGCAGACCAACTGCGCGGCCGCGTTCTCGGTCGACGACGGGCTGACCGAGCAGTTGATCGTCGTGGTGGAGGCCGATGGGCGGGTGTTGCGGTCCACCGGAGCCGACGAGCTCAGGAAGCGCGTCCACGCCGCGATCCGCGACGGTGTGCGGCTGGACGCCGACCGGGTCGTGGTGGTCCGGCGCGGCGTCGTGCCGCGGACCTCCAGCGGGAAGGTGCAGCGGCGCGCCTGCCGCGCGCTGTACCTGAACGGCGAGTTGAAGTCGGCCGAGTCGGTCGCGGTGGTCCGGGCGGGTGCCGCCGATGTCCGCTGA
- a CDS encoding acyl-CoA carboxylase subunit beta, with the protein MSADEITASTAERIAELANRRTELAAMAETDAVRRQHEKGKMTARERIDALFDAGSFVELDAFARHRSRDFGMDRHRPLGDGVVTGYGTIDGRRVCVFAQDFTVFGGSLGEVYGEKIVKIMDLALKTGCPIIGINDSGGARIQEGVVSLAFYAELVKRHVAASGVIPQISLMVGPCAGGAVYAPAVTDLVVMVENISHMFVTGPEVLHTVTGQRVDREELGGAMRHNTVSGSSHYLARDEKDAFEYIRVVLSHLPSNNMQEPPAYDAPVVAEITAEDRELDGLIPDRPNQPYDMQRVVRAVLDDGELLETQQLFARNIICGFGRVAGRSVGVVANQPMVSAAALDIDACEKAARFIRMCDAFHVPVLTFVDVPGFLPAVEQETDGIIRRGAKLIYAYAEATVPMVTVVTRKAYGGGYGVMGSKHLGIDINLAWPTAEIAVMGGESAVTVLHRRAVAEAADPAAERLRLRAEYERALCNPYVAAERGYIDEVIMPHETRLAVTRALEALRDKRTTRIARKHGNIPL; encoded by the coding sequence ATGTCCGCTGACGAGATCACGGCGAGCACCGCGGAGCGCATCGCCGAACTGGCCAACCGCCGCACGGAACTGGCGGCCATGGCCGAGACCGACGCGGTACGCCGCCAGCACGAGAAGGGCAAGATGACCGCGCGGGAGCGGATCGACGCGCTCTTCGACGCGGGATCCTTCGTCGAGCTGGACGCCTTCGCCCGGCACCGCAGCCGCGACTTCGGGATGGATCGACACCGGCCACTGGGCGACGGTGTGGTCACCGGCTACGGCACCATCGACGGCCGGCGGGTCTGCGTCTTCGCCCAGGACTTCACGGTCTTCGGAGGGAGCCTCGGGGAGGTGTACGGCGAGAAGATCGTCAAGATCATGGACCTGGCGCTCAAGACCGGCTGCCCGATCATCGGGATCAACGACTCCGGTGGTGCGCGCATTCAGGAGGGTGTCGTCTCCCTGGCCTTCTACGCCGAGCTGGTCAAGCGCCACGTCGCCGCGTCCGGGGTCATCCCGCAGATCTCCCTCATGGTGGGTCCGTGCGCCGGTGGCGCGGTGTACGCGCCGGCGGTCACCGACCTCGTTGTCATGGTCGAGAACATCTCGCACATGTTCGTGACCGGGCCCGAGGTGCTGCACACCGTCACCGGCCAGCGGGTGGACCGTGAGGAGCTCGGCGGCGCCATGCGCCACAACACCGTCTCGGGTTCCTCGCACTACCTGGCCCGGGACGAGAAGGACGCATTCGAGTACATCCGCGTGGTGCTCAGTCACCTGCCCTCGAACAACATGCAGGAGCCGCCGGCCTACGACGCCCCGGTGGTCGCCGAGATCACCGCCGAGGACCGGGAGCTCGATGGGCTCATCCCGGATCGGCCCAACCAGCCGTACGACATGCAGCGGGTGGTGCGGGCCGTGTTGGACGACGGTGAACTGCTCGAGACCCAGCAACTGTTCGCCCGCAACATCATCTGTGGCTTCGGCCGGGTCGCCGGGCGCAGCGTCGGCGTCGTGGCCAACCAGCCGATGGTCTCAGCGGCGGCTCTGGACATCGACGCCTGCGAGAAGGCTGCCCGGTTCATCCGCATGTGCGACGCGTTCCACGTACCGGTGCTGACCTTCGTCGACGTACCCGGATTCCTGCCCGCCGTCGAGCAGGAGACCGACGGCATCATCCGACGCGGCGCGAAACTGATCTATGCGTACGCCGAGGCCACCGTTCCCATGGTCACGGTGGTCACTCGCAAGGCTTACGGGGGTGGCTACGGCGTCATGGGCTCCAAGCACCTCGGCATCGACATCAACCTGGCCTGGCCCACGGCGGAGATCGCGGTCATGGGTGGTGAGAGCGCCGTGACGGTCCTGCACCGGCGCGCTGTCGCGGAAGCCGCCGACCCGGCCGCCGAGCGCCTTCGGCTGCGCGCGGAATACGAGCGCGCCCTGTGCAACCCGTACGTGGCCGCCGAGCGCGGCTACATCGACGAGGTGATCATGCCGCACGAGACCCGGCTCGCCGTGACCCGGGCGCTGGAGGCGCTGCGCGACAAGCGCACGACCCGGATCGCGCGCAAGCACGGGAACATCCCGCTGTGA
- a CDS encoding acyl-CoA carboxylase epsilon subunit, whose amino-acid sequence MSTAMPRLVVHGDPSDEELATIVVAALLRSRSAAAAGAAWAAPARRMTGRPVELGQGAWRTAGWMPPPTR is encoded by the coding sequence GTGAGCACCGCGATGCCGCGCCTCGTGGTGCACGGCGACCCGAGCGACGAGGAGTTGGCCACGATCGTGGTGGCCGCGTTGTTGCGGTCCCGCTCCGCCGCGGCGGCTGGTGCGGCCTGGGCGGCCCCCGCGCGGCGGATGACCGGCCGGCCGGTCGAGCTCGGGCAGGGTGCCTGGCGGACCGCCGGCTGGATGCCGCCGCCGACCCGATGA
- a CDS encoding acetyl/propionyl/methylcrotonyl-CoA carboxylase subunit alpha, which yields MHKVLIANRGEIAVRIARACSDEGLASVAVYAEPDRDALHVRVCDEAYALGGETPATSYLDTTKVLRAAVDSGADAVHPGYGFLSENAEFAQAVLDAGLTWIGPPPAAIRALGDKVTARHIAERVGAPLVAGTPGPVAGADEVVAFASEHGLPVAIKAAFGGGGRGLKVARAVADIPELYQSAVREAVAAFGRGECFVERYLDGPRHVETQCLADRHGSVVVVSTRDCTLQRRHQKLVEEAPAPFLSPAQQETLYDASKAILREAGYVGAGTCEFLIARDGTISFLEVNTRLQVEHPVTEEVTGIDLVREMFRIARGEPLGYEDPPVRGHSIEFRINGEDPGRGFLPAPGTLTRFVPPSGPGVRLDPGVEAGSVIGPAWDSMLAKLVITGRDRQQALQRARRALAEFRIEGLATTLPFHRAVVADPAFAPDSPDDEFDVHTRWIETAFANRLTPYPGPGQGVPGPEDRETVVVEVRGRRVEVTVPAGLGRASAAGRGLNRPPQRLAAAGGAPTGGGEALTSPMHGTITKVAVADGQRVQAGDLIVVLEAMKMEQPLQAHRAGTVKGMTAEIGTNVQSGALICEIRD from the coding sequence GTGCACAAGGTTCTCATCGCCAATCGTGGCGAGATCGCGGTCCGCATAGCGCGGGCCTGCTCCGACGAAGGGCTCGCCAGCGTCGCGGTCTACGCCGAGCCCGATCGCGACGCCCTGCACGTACGGGTCTGCGACGAGGCGTACGCGCTCGGCGGCGAGACCCCCGCGACCAGCTACCTGGACACGACCAAGGTGCTGAGGGCGGCCGTCGACTCCGGGGCCGACGCCGTGCATCCCGGCTACGGGTTCCTCTCCGAGAACGCCGAGTTCGCCCAGGCGGTGCTGGACGCCGGCCTCACCTGGATCGGCCCGCCGCCGGCGGCGATCCGGGCCTTGGGCGACAAGGTCACCGCCCGGCACATCGCCGAGCGGGTGGGCGCTCCCTTGGTGGCCGGCACGCCGGGTCCGGTGGCCGGCGCCGACGAGGTCGTCGCGTTCGCCAGCGAGCACGGGCTGCCGGTGGCGATCAAGGCCGCGTTCGGTGGTGGTGGCCGGGGTCTGAAGGTCGCCCGGGCCGTGGCGGACATCCCCGAGCTCTACCAATCCGCGGTCCGGGAGGCGGTCGCGGCGTTCGGCCGGGGCGAGTGTTTCGTCGAGCGGTATCTCGACGGGCCCCGGCACGTCGAGACGCAGTGTCTGGCCGACCGGCACGGCTCCGTGGTGGTGGTGTCCACCCGGGACTGCACTCTGCAGCGACGCCACCAGAAGCTTGTCGAGGAGGCGCCGGCGCCGTTTCTCTCGCCAGCGCAGCAGGAGACCCTGTACGACGCTTCCAAGGCGATCCTCCGGGAGGCAGGTTACGTCGGCGCCGGGACCTGCGAGTTTCTCATCGCCCGCGACGGAACCATCTCGTTCCTGGAGGTCAACACCCGGCTACAGGTCGAGCATCCGGTCACCGAGGAGGTCACCGGCATCGACCTGGTGCGGGAGATGTTCCGGATCGCCCGCGGCGAGCCGTTGGGTTACGAAGATCCGCCGGTACGCGGGCACTCGATCGAGTTCCGGATCAACGGGGAGGATCCCGGCCGCGGTTTCCTGCCGGCACCGGGGACCCTCACCCGCTTCGTTCCGCCGAGCGGTCCCGGCGTCCGGCTCGACCCCGGCGTCGAGGCCGGTTCGGTGATCGGGCCGGCCTGGGATTCCATGCTGGCCAAGCTGGTCATCACCGGGCGGGATCGGCAGCAGGCGTTGCAACGAGCCCGACGGGCGCTGGCCGAGTTCCGGATCGAGGGCCTGGCGACGACCCTGCCGTTCCACCGCGCGGTGGTCGCCGACCCCGCGTTCGCACCCGACTCCCCCGATGACGAGTTCGACGTGCACACCCGGTGGATCGAGACCGCATTCGCCAACCGGCTGACCCCGTACCCGGGTCCCGGGCAGGGCGTGCCCGGCCCCGAGGACCGGGAGACCGTGGTGGTGGAGGTCCGTGGCAGACGCGTCGAGGTCACCGTGCCCGCCGGTCTCGGCAGGGCGTCCGCAGCGGGCCGTGGGCTCAACCGTCCCCCGCAGCGCCTTGCCGCCGCCGGCGGTGCGCCCACCGGGGGCGGAGAGGCGCTGACCTCCCCGATGCACGGCACGATCACGAAGGTTGCGGTTGCCGACGGGCAGCGGGTGCAGGCCGGCGACCTGATCGTCGTGCTGGAGGCGATGAAGATGGAGCAGCCGCTGCAGGCGCACCGGGCGGGCACCGTCAAGGGCATGACCGCTGAGATCGGTACGAACGTGCAGAGCGGTGCGCTCATCTGCGAGATCAGGGACTGA
- a CDS encoding GNAT family N-acetyltransferase: MDDITRGIRIRRGGPADAPAVLDMLDSAVIWMNDRGNTEQWGTIPFSEKPGGPELVDRYLTENLPYIAEVDGTPAATLVLDSGPNPRAPIAPAKEPERYVRLLVSHRRFAGRKLGSALLAHAVDETRRAGVRLLRVDCWAGGGGELVAFYERHGFTSTESFLSGTWPGQVLAQRVA, from the coding sequence ATGGACGACATCACCCGCGGCATACGTATCAGACGCGGTGGCCCGGCCGATGCACCCGCCGTACTGGACATGCTCGATTCCGCGGTGATCTGGATGAACGATCGCGGCAACACCGAGCAGTGGGGCACGATCCCGTTCTCGGAGAAGCCCGGAGGGCCCGAGTTGGTCGACCGGTACCTGACCGAGAACCTCCCGTACATCGCGGAGGTGGACGGAACACCGGCCGCGACCCTGGTGTTGGACTCCGGGCCCAACCCGCGGGCGCCGATCGCGCCCGCGAAAGAACCCGAGCGGTACGTCCGCCTACTCGTCTCCCACCGACGATTCGCCGGTCGGAAACTCGGGTCGGCCCTGCTGGCACACGCCGTGGACGAAACCCGGCGAGCCGGCGTGCGGTTGCTCCGGGTCGACTGCTGGGCGGGCGGCGGTGGCGAATTGGTGGCGTTCTACGAGCGCCACGGGTTCACTTCCACCGAAAGCTTCCTGTCTGGAACCTGGCCAGGGCAGGTGCTCGCCCAACGGGTCGCTTGA
- a CDS encoding ABC transporter substrate-binding protein: MRIVSLLPAATDIVAMLGVTGHLVGRTHECDWPPGDLADIPAVTATSLPEALTSREISAAIAGDAHRGSSLYQLDVALLEDLKPDLILTQDLCDVCAVSYERVNDAVRMIDLDTRVVSLEARTIGGILDTVDVVAALTGTEGRAAEIRADGERRLAALPGSVTDAPTVLFVEWLDPLMPGGHWVPEQITYAGGRSLLLGPGAHSIPHRWSVVADLAPDVVVFGPCGFTPERTFDELSVAATQPGWADLPAVRQGQVWVVDGPAYFNRPGPRVVDGAEILAAILAGRPDARARRVPVDAG; encoded by the coding sequence GTGCGAATCGTTTCACTGCTGCCGGCGGCCACGGACATCGTGGCCATGCTTGGCGTGACCGGGCACCTGGTCGGCCGGACGCACGAGTGTGACTGGCCGCCGGGGGACCTCGCCGATATTCCGGCGGTAACTGCGACTTCCCTGCCTGAAGCCCTGACGAGCAGGGAGATCTCGGCGGCGATCGCTGGCGACGCGCACCGAGGATCGTCGTTGTACCAGCTCGACGTCGCCCTGCTGGAGGACTTGAAGCCGGATCTGATCCTGACCCAGGATCTGTGCGACGTGTGTGCGGTCTCCTACGAACGGGTCAACGACGCCGTGCGGATGATCGACCTCGATACCAGGGTGGTGTCCCTGGAGGCGAGGACCATCGGCGGGATCCTGGACACGGTCGACGTCGTGGCCGCGCTGACCGGCACCGAGGGCAGGGCAGCGGAGATCCGGGCTGACGGCGAGCGTCGCCTCGCCGCCTTGCCGGGGTCGGTGACCGATGCGCCGACGGTGCTGTTCGTCGAGTGGCTCGACCCGCTGATGCCCGGCGGACACTGGGTGCCGGAGCAGATCACCTATGCGGGCGGGCGGTCTCTGCTGCTCGGGCCGGGCGCGCACAGCATCCCGCACCGGTGGTCCGTGGTCGCGGACCTGGCTCCCGACGTGGTGGTGTTCGGGCCGTGCGGATTCACGCCCGAGCGAACCTTCGACGAGCTGTCCGTGGCGGCCACGCAACCCGGCTGGGCGGACCTGCCCGCGGTTCGTCAGGGGCAGGTGTGGGTGGTCGACGGGCCCGCCTACTTCAACCGACCCGGCCCGAGGGTCGTCGACGGCGCGGAGATCCTCGCCGCGATCCTTGCTGGCCGTCCAGACGCCCGCGCTCGGCGGGTTCCCGTCGACGCCGGTTGA
- a CDS encoding acyl-CoA thioesterase — protein MDQHHTNLMGTVHGGRILNLIDSVAGVVAARHSDGPAVTAAIDETAFLRAVRVGDVVHVDARITWAGRSSMEVAVKVTADRWDRAVPPTDVATAHLVMVAIDDDGQPRAVPPLLPETDGDRRRYREAEIRREHRLALRRALLDGAEEV, from the coding sequence ATGGATCAGCACCACACGAACCTGATGGGTACGGTGCACGGTGGCCGGATCCTCAACCTCATCGACTCCGTTGCCGGGGTGGTCGCCGCCCGGCATTCCGACGGGCCGGCCGTCACCGCCGCCATCGACGAGACCGCGTTCCTCCGGGCGGTTCGGGTCGGTGACGTCGTCCACGTCGACGCGCGCATCACCTGGGCGGGACGCAGCTCGATGGAGGTGGCCGTGAAGGTCACCGCGGACCGGTGGGATCGGGCGGTGCCGCCCACCGACGTGGCCACCGCCCACCTGGTCATGGTCGCCATCGACGACGACGGGCAGCCGCGGGCGGTGCCGCCGCTGCTGCCGGAGACGGACGGGGACCGGCGTCGCTACCGGGAGGCGGAGATCCGCCGGGAGCACCGTTTGGCGCTGCGACGGGCGTTGCTCGACGGCGCCGAGGAGGTCTGA